Proteins from a genomic interval of Dermacentor variabilis isolate Ectoservices chromosome 8, ASM5094787v1, whole genome shotgun sequence:
- the LOC142590245 gene encoding uncharacterized protein LOC142590245, producing the protein MGKRDTRYAFMNPIAMARLRGPSGASGPTIKDYLSRNRPTWEEVKQIIEKKKQGSSTLAAWEDHLNSKFEEELRKNRERIMAERAAASTSGTATADASSSKSKKRRRRSSSSSSSSSSSSTSSSSASLISSSSASEGGRHDSEHRKRKKRRHKHRSKNRSKSSNKEPTTSEARSTDRDHSKKRKKKTKKKHKRHKKEKAE; encoded by the coding sequence ATGGGGAAACGAGACACGCGGTACGCGTTCATGAACCCAATCGCGATGGCGCGCCTCCGCGGGCCGTCCGGCGCCAGCGGTCCGACCATCAAGGACTACCTGAGCCGCAACCGGCCCACCTGGGAAGAGGTGAAGCAGATCATCGAGAAGAAGAAGCAGGGGTCCAGCACGCTGGCCGCCTGGGAGGACCATTTGAACAGCAAGTTCGAGGAGGAACTGCGCAAAAACCGCGAGCGCATCATGGCGGAGCGTGCTGCCGCCTCGACATCGGGTACGGCGACTGCCGATGCCTCCTCGTCCAAGAGCAAGAAGCGACGTCGCaggtcgtcttcgtcgtcctcttcCTCCTCGTCGTCATCGACGTCGAGCAGCAGCGCGTCCCTGATCTCTTCATCGAGCGCGTCGGAAGGCGGTCGCCACGACTCCGAGCATCGCAAgcgaaagaagcggcggcacaagCACAGGAGCAAGAATCGCTCCAAGTCCTCCAACAAGGAACCGACGACGTCGGAGGCGCGGAGCACCGACCGGGACCActcgaagaagaggaagaaaaagacCAAAAAGAAGCACAAACGGCACAAGAAGGAGAAAGCCGAGTGA